In a single window of the Cryomorphaceae bacterium genome:
- a CDS encoding T9SS C-terminal target domain-containing protein gives MTYPSLKIFSFPTILRRVKTLRAILFLLMASMGAQGQSVFETITPFPQSVFVNGVAEDPWGHLLVFGETTIGGGPFGGGQTNLVLMKHKPDGTLMWTRYYTSAVNDGVYHISLAAQGDHYALAGFSIGTGTDSRDGLLILTDTAGTVVETIRADHGGGSNAYHSIAAADNGWVLSGRSTAGAGGSYDLQLIRLETDGTPVFAKTFGGNDWDWAYWAEPYGDGYLMAGYGDSFDGGFSDPFLVRTDSAGNPIWARTISTPTAEDGLFTTSDSQGNIFLTGYTLGMIPGNPQNKGFVAKFDPDGDMLWCRAIPGWVSIPSMCVTNDDRVVVVGNALDAPDGLGGQDIGLVLLSPGGEVLQSYRYGSETTDYVSHVIALEDGNILIAGGSAGFGTTAFKPYIIKASPTGMTDCNFIPYDFPVTAVDVNVVSPNYLTADGISHFDWSVTTTDAEAESEKLCCPPDAIASFVLFDDFGFVSTSENATSLIWEVNGEVQAATGDTLTIDVVPGELYEICLTASNPCSEDVYCETHVFEATFVDDIDRPSLTLFPNPSRGTFQVRGLDNPSHIRIIDLSGRTIEDIGLVQPGELLHINQLAGMYFVSITAGQEVQTLKLLLD, from the coding sequence ATGACCTACCCAAGTCTGAAAATATTTTCATTTCCTACTATTTTAAGGCGTGTTAAAACCCTTCGCGCCATCCTGTTCTTGCTAATGGCAAGCATGGGCGCGCAGGGGCAGTCTGTTTTCGAAACAATTACACCTTTCCCTCAGTCGGTATTTGTGAACGGAGTGGCAGAAGACCCATGGGGCCATTTGCTTGTGTTTGGCGAAACCACCATCGGCGGAGGCCCTTTTGGAGGTGGCCAGACCAACCTGGTGCTGATGAAGCACAAACCGGATGGCACGCTGATGTGGACCCGGTACTACACTTCGGCGGTGAATGACGGAGTTTATCACATTAGTCTGGCTGCGCAAGGTGATCATTATGCACTGGCAGGTTTCTCCATAGGTACGGGCACAGACAGTCGTGATGGACTGCTGATTTTAACCGACACGGCAGGAACGGTTGTTGAGACCATTCGTGCAGATCACGGTGGCGGTTCAAACGCTTATCATTCAATTGCCGCTGCCGATAATGGATGGGTACTATCTGGCAGAAGCACTGCGGGTGCCGGTGGCAGCTACGACCTTCAACTCATTCGGCTTGAAACCGATGGCACCCCCGTTTTTGCCAAAACCTTTGGCGGCAATGACTGGGATTGGGCTTATTGGGCAGAGCCCTACGGCGATGGTTACTTAATGGCGGGCTACGGCGACAGTTTTGACGGAGGCTTCAGCGATCCGTTTCTGGTTCGCACCGACTCTGCCGGAAACCCCATTTGGGCCCGTACCATCAGCACACCCACGGCCGAAGACGGTCTCTTCACAACTTCCGATTCGCAGGGAAATATTTTTCTCACCGGATACACCCTTGGGATGATTCCCGGCAATCCTCAAAACAAAGGCTTTGTTGCAAAGTTTGATCCCGACGGCGATATGCTTTGGTGTCGTGCAATTCCCGGGTGGGTAAGTATTCCTAGTATGTGCGTAACCAACGACGACCGCGTGGTGGTGGTTGGGAATGCCCTGGATGCTCCAGACGGCCTTGGCGGGCAGGATATCGGACTTGTTCTTCTCTCTCCGGGTGGCGAGGTGCTGCAGAGTTATCGCTACGGGAGCGAAACAACGGACTATGTATCGCACGTGATTGCCCTTGAAGATGGAAATATTTTAATTGCCGGGGGATCGGCTGGTTTCGGAACAACTGCCTTTAAACCGTACATTATCAAAGCATCGCCCACGGGCATGACAGACTGCAACTTCATTCCTTACGATTTCCCGGTTACTGCGGTGGATGTAAATGTTGTTTCCCCGAACTACCTCACTGCCGACGGTATCAGCCATTTTGACTGGAGTGTGACCACCACAGACGCAGAGGCTGAGAGCGAAAAGCTTTGCTGCCCACCGGATGCGATTGCTTCATTTGTTCTGTTTGATGATTTCGGGTTTGTGAGCACCAGTGAAAATGCCACGTCATTGATCTGGGAGGTAAACGGCGAAGTTCAAGCTGCCACCGGTGATACATTGACTATTGATGTGGTGCCGGGGGAGCTTTACGAAATCTGCCTCACCGCATCCAATCCGTGCAGCGAAGACGTGTACTGTGAGACCCATGTTTTTGAAGCCACTTTTGTGGATGACATTGATAGGCCCAGCCTGACGCTGTTCCCAAATCCGTCGCGTGGCACTTTCCAGGTTCGCGGTTTGGACAACCCTTCTCACATACGAATCATTGACCTGAGCGGCAGAACCATAGAAGACATCGGACTGGTGCAACCCGGTGAGCTTCTTCACATCAATCAGCTGGCTGGAATGTACTTTGTTTCTATCACAGCGGGTCAGGAGGTGCAAACGCTTAAGCTTCTTTTGGACTAG
- a CDS encoding DUF1275 domain-containing protein has protein sequence MLRKYSTSRTLSENIRLGILTAFSAGMVNVAALIIFFSFASNVTGHYAILAAEIAKGNWYQVLVVFIWIFMFFFGSFTSNFIVINYNKVSPYIAHATPIVLEIICLMAVGIYGQFFYRETLVETEALLALMLFAMGLQNGLTASISNGAVKTTHLTGATTDLGILASMLLRSEYRRNEEMVGKAKLISLIAVFYVAGAVISGFVYFRIGFQLFYLVSAFLVVVILYDAYEIRFRKFLAHEHNKRKSSVFAVSANSNTDDSES, from the coding sequence ATGCTAAGGAAATACAGTACGAGCAGAACGCTTTCTGAGAATATTCGTTTGGGAATCCTTACCGCCTTTTCGGCCGGTATGGTGAACGTTGCTGCACTCATTATTTTCTTTTCGTTTGCATCGAATGTAACAGGTCATTACGCCATACTTGCGGCCGAAATCGCAAAAGGCAACTGGTATCAGGTACTGGTAGTGTTTATCTGGATCTTCATGTTCTTTTTTGGAAGTTTTACCTCCAACTTTATAGTTATCAACTACAACAAGGTAAGTCCGTACATTGCACACGCCACCCCAATAGTTTTGGAAATCATCTGCCTTATGGCAGTGGGTATCTATGGCCAGTTTTTTTACCGCGAAACCCTCGTAGAGACCGAAGCATTGCTCGCCCTGATGCTGTTCGCCATGGGTCTTCAAAACGGCTTAACGGCCAGTATTTCCAATGGTGCGGTAAAAACCACGCACCTAACGGGTGCCACCACCGATTTGGGTATCCTCGCTTCCATGCTTTTGCGTTCTGAATACCGCCGCAACGAAGAAATGGTAGGCAAAGCCAAGCTCATTTCCCTTATTGCAGTCTTTTACGTGGCGGGAGCCGTAATTTCTGGCTTTGTTTATTTTCGAATTGGTTTTCAGCTTTTCTACCTGGTAAGTGCCTTTCTCGTTGTGGTAATTCTGTATGACGCCTACGAAATCCGATTTAGAAAATTTTTGGCGCACGAACACAACAAACGCAAGAGCAGCGTATTTGCCGTTTCTGCTAACAGTAATACCGACGACTCTGAATCCTAG